The Sinomicrobium kalidii region ACTTCGTTAGGACCCGGGCTTATATGCTCATTCCAGTCTACCTGCCCTGTTCCGAGACCCAAATGCCATTTCCCCACAATACCTGTGTAATAACCCGCCTTTTTCAACATCTTCGGCAGGGTCTGCTGAGCCGTATCAATAATAAGCGGGGCAGTTCCGGGAAGGATCTTTGCATCGCTGTTACGCCAAGGATATACACCCGTAAGCAGGGCATACCTGCTCGGGGTACAGGTCGAGGAGGCGGCATACCCGTCGGTAAAACGGATACCGTTTTCTACAAGGTAATCCATATTAGGCGTAGGTATTCCCTCTGCTCCGTAAGCTCCAAGGTCTCCATACCCCAGGTCGTCCATATTTATAATTACGATATTGGGTAATACAGGATCAGGGCCGGATGTTTCTTTCTGTTGTGAATTACAACTGCCGAGAAAGGATAGTACAATCCCCGCAGCCAGTATGCCGGTAATTTGATGTGTTTGTTTTTTCATTTTTTGATACATTATTTATTTCCTGGTCATTATCTGAGTTTCGAAAACTACTTAACAGCTTGACACCGCTTTACTCGTTACCTGTTACTAGCATCCCGGGGTTGCTTTTCCGATCGGCAACAATGGTCTCTTCCACCTGCCGGAACACATTTCCTTTGATGAGAAGGTCGAGTGTCCCGCTAGCCACGATACCTTTTTCACCGTACATTATCGTATTTCCGATGATTTGAATATTGGTTAGCGGAGGGGATTTTTTTTTCAGTTTCGCAGCCGCCTTATCCTTATCAAAAAAGACCAGTTTTTCGCCTTTTTCCTGGTTCCGGATACCGATAGCCCCGGTAATGCCGTAACGCGCCATCCAACCGGAATGGGATATTCTGTTGTTTTCGATCCTTACATTTTTCGGCACCACACCTTCACCTTCATTAATGGCGGCCCCGATCATGATGGCCGGGTACATGATATGATCGAACGTATTATTTACGATCGTTACGTCAGTATTCCTGATCAGGCTGGCACTTCCCGCAATATTTCTGAATTCGGAATTGCTCAGGGCATAATGGTCTATATTCCACCCGTAGATTTGGCACAGCGTTTTATCGGTAACAAAATCCGGTACATTTTCTTCAAAAGTCAGCAGAAAACCTCCCTTGTTTTCTATGGGTTTTATAACCGATTTACGAACGGTACACAAAACTTCTTCCCGGCCATTCCAGAACCCGATCTTCGATCCTTCAGGAATAGGCAATATTGCTCCTTTTTTCTTCTTTAACCATATTGTGTTTTTATTAATGACCCGGTATGGTGAAAGAAAAGAGCCGTGGACATTCTGCCCATCCCATCGCACTCCTTCCATATATAATTCGTCCATAACAATTTTACCCCGGCAAGCATAAAGCTTCCACCCGTCCCTGGAACCGACGGCCAGCTGATTATCCGGCGCCATGATCTTAATTTTTCCCGCAGTGATATTTTCACACGCCTGAGCTTGCATACAAAATCCGATGGCATTATAGGTCCATACATTTTCTACAAAGAGGTCATGACATCCATAAAAATTGACCTGAACGCCTTTATATGAAAAATGCCAGCTCAGGCCTTCGCCTACCTCAACCCCGGAAGCTACTGTGGGTGAATTGAGTTTCATGATACGTTCGGCCGGGTCACCTTCCACATGCCATGTATATTCTTCCTTCTTCTTATATACATCGCCTCCATAGGTGGGACTTTCTGCTTTTTTAAGGGTTTTGGTAGAAAGGTCCCAAATATTACTCGTAAAAAACAATGTTCCGTCAATCACCGGGTTTCCTTCGAATATTTTTACGGTAACGGATTGCCCGTCATTGGCAATGACCTCTCCTGCGGTCGAGTAGCGCGGAGCATTATCGAAAATGACATGTTGCAGGCGGAAATTATTACATTCCCGTACAGACAATATGGGTTTTCCATACATATCGTTCCTGAAGCCATAATGCCGGAGAAATGTTGTTGCGGGATTTCCTTCACTATCCTTACTGCCTCTCATGGTAAAATCATGAAGCTTCGTAACTTCAATAGCAGTATTCTTTGTAACATCTCCCACAAACAGGTCGTACGTACCGGCCTCGAATACCAATGCTTTGGCCCCTACGGTTTTTGCGTGTTCCAAAGCCTGTTTAATCGCATTAATATCACATTTCGAATCATCGGGAAATGCTCCGAAATCGGTAACATTCACAATTTTATCCCGGGCATGGCCCATATGATGGCCTGTTATCCACATGGCGATCACTACTAAAAATCCTTTGTAGATCATTTTCTAATTTTTGTTTTTCTGCCTGAAGGCTCTTTATTTAACTCTTTTACCAAGACACAAAACCGCTCCTCCGTTCTTTTCGAGCTCCACGGATAATACATCATCCGGTAACTGCACTGTATCTGTTACAAAAGGTGTGATTATTTCGCTGTAATACCTGCTCCTGGCATTGGTTCCTTTTGCTATGGGATTGGGAATACTTTCGGAAGCATCGTGATATAAAATGGCTTCTTTAGCTGCGGAGTTCAACACCGCAAGATCTATTTCACACGTCTTTCTCTCTCCTCCGTTGATTATACCGATGTACCAGTCATCCCCTTTACGCCGGGCCATGATCGCTAATTCGCCGATCCGGCTTCCGGGTAATACCAAGGTCTCATCCCATACCGTAGGCATCTCTTTAATGAGAGGCAAAGCTCCAGCCACGGACGGATGGTGCAACAATATTTCCGGGTTCTCTGCTATGACCTGCAAAGGAGAGGTAAACAAAACCAATGTAGCCAACTGATGGGCCCAGGTGGTTTCGCCCGTGGCTGTAAATGCCAACGGCGTATAATCACCATGCCCGGAAACAAACCTTGTAAAAGGAAGTGCCGCATTATGAGATGCCGTTATCGGTCCTTCGGGATGTGTGTTCAGTTCCAGCCCTCTTATTCCTTCACGGGTAAGTTCATTGGGGTAGCTCCTTATTTCTCCTGTTGCGGCCTGGCACCCGTGAAAATTCACCATCAGTTTCCGTGCTGCGGCATGGCGAAGTACGGCCTCGTCAAAGTCAATCAGCGTTTTGCGCTCTCCATCCATGAAATCAACTTTAATTCCGCTGACACCTGCATTATGAAGGCTGTCCATAAAGGATTGCATCTGTTGATAATCCCCTTCCGGGAAATTGAGTTCTTTGGAGTGTTTCCATACCCATATACCTACATCCTTCTCTTTTCCGTAATCGCATATGGCTTTTAAGGCCTGCCATTTACCGGGCCATTTCTCCCAACCGGCATCAATGAGGTTGTATTCGAAATCCAATGCTTCGGCAGCATCGATCATCTTTTTTTCCTCTTCGGGTGTGCCGGTGAGGTTTGACCACCATCGCCAGACCGATCTTCCCGGCCTGATCCAGCTTCGGTCAGCAAATAATGCGGGATCGGCTTCAGGGTTGAGACTCGTAATGACATTTTGCTGATGGACCAGTTGATTGAGGTCTTCCGCAACTAAAGCTATTCTCCAGGGAGAAATAACATTGCCGCGGACCTCAAACCCGGACTTTCCTTCAAAAAAATCGGCTTTCAGGGTGTTCTCCGGAAGTGCTTCATAACGCAAGCCGCTGTAATTAAACAACCCGGCTTCTGCCAGGATGCCGTACCCTCCGTTCGAATACCCGAAAATCAGTGGTTTTCCCTGTACAGGACCGGTTTCGGAAACCACAGGAAGCTGTTCTATGGTTGTTGACATCCACTCGCCTGCATAAGATTTCAGCTTCCAGTTGTTATTACGTTCAAAGTACCAGACTTTAGTATCAGCCGGTATGGTCCATGAAGATTCTTCACCGGTAACACGATATATTTCTTTCCCCCCGCCTGCTTTATACCTATATGCTGTGCCCTGGTCAAAGACCCTGAATTCAAGTTGTTCTCCCTTACTGAATTCAAGCAGGTATTCATTCCATTTGATTATAGCCGTATCTGTTATTCCCATTACACTGACCACTTCCTGCTTGGGAAACGGCCCTTGCAGGCTGGTCAGGGAAGAAAAAAGGTTTTCCTTTTCCCGGATGTTCAACCCCAGGAATCCTTTTTCCATAAAAACAAAGTCCTGCTTTGCAGCTTTTATGTTGTACCCGGTACTGTCTTTCCGGATGTTCACCCGTACTTCCATATCCGGGCTAACCAATACAATATTCTTTTTGTCACTGTTACATGAAAAAAAGATATATCCCGATAAAGCCAGGCAAACTATAATTCGATTATACATATAAAATAGGTCTGATCAATTCGTTAATATTTTTCTCACCGGGGATTCTTAAAGATCCGGGCTCTCCGTTTTTTTCCAGGGAGACCATTGACTTTTTACTCCTTCTTTTTCTTCCCTGATCCGAACTTCAAAGTCCTCTCCGGGATTCACCCTTATTTTAACAGACCCTTCGAGCGGGGTAACCCGTTCCCGGATGTGTTTTTCTTCTCCCAATGGTCTGTACTGTATCCTGTAACGGCTTTCTCCCGACCGTACGCTGTATCCCACCACTATCCCGTCTTCCAGTTGCATCGCAGCCCTTATCACGGGAGGCAGGGAACCTCCGGAAAATTTTATCTTCTGCACCAGGGGTTTGCTTCGCCCCAGATGATTGACAGCATATATCTTTACTTCTGTTCCCGGCTGAAGGTTTTCTTCCGGAACATCCACCCATTGTTCCCGGGTAGTGATGGTCTCCCCGGATGGAAATTCCAAAAGGATATCCGTACCGGGCAATGCCGTACCGAAATACAGCCTTGCTTCGGTATCTCCCGATATAGTGTGTAACACCTTTGGCTGGTCCGGGACTTTTCTGTATAAAACCCGGTCATAAACAGTATGTCCTGTTCGGCTGACCAGATTCACCTTTGCATATATCCATTCACCCGGGCTTTCTCTGGCATAAGAAAACGCATGTGTTAAGTCAGGATCACCCGGGGTGA contains the following coding sequences:
- a CDS encoding glycoside hydrolase family 97 protein codes for the protein MYNRIIVCLALSGYIFFSCNSDKKNIVLVSPDMEVRVNIRKDSTGYNIKAAKQDFVFMEKGFLGLNIREKENLFSSLTSLQGPFPKQEVVSVMGITDTAIIKWNEYLLEFSKGEQLEFRVFDQGTAYRYKAGGGKEIYRVTGEESSWTIPADTKVWYFERNNNWKLKSYAGEWMSTTIEQLPVVSETGPVQGKPLIFGYSNGGYGILAEAGLFNYSGLRYEALPENTLKADFFEGKSGFEVRGNVISPWRIALVAEDLNQLVHQQNVITSLNPEADPALFADRSWIRPGRSVWRWWSNLTGTPEEEKKMIDAAEALDFEYNLIDAGWEKWPGKWQALKAICDYGKEKDVGIWVWKHSKELNFPEGDYQQMQSFMDSLHNAGVSGIKVDFMDGERKTLIDFDEAVLRHAAARKLMVNFHGCQAATGEIRSYPNELTREGIRGLELNTHPEGPITASHNAALPFTRFVSGHGDYTPLAFTATGETTWAHQLATLVLFTSPLQVIAENPEILLHHPSVAGALPLIKEMPTVWDETLVLPGSRIGELAIMARRKGDDWYIGIINGGERKTCEIDLAVLNSAAKEAILYHDASESIPNPIAKGTNARSRYYSEIITPFVTDTVQLPDDVLSVELEKNGGAVLCLGKRVK